From Capra hircus breed San Clemente chromosome 1, ASM170441v1, whole genome shotgun sequence, the proteins below share one genomic window:
- the KCNMB2 gene encoding calcium-activated potassium channel subunit beta-2 codes for MFIWTSGRTSSSYRHDEKRNIYQKIRDHDLLDKRKTVTALKAGEDRAILLGLAMMVCSIMMYFLLGITLLRSYMQSVWTEEAQCTLLNASITETFNCSFSCGPDCWKLSQYPCLQVYVNLTSSGEKLLLYHTEETIKINQKCSYIPKCGKNFEESMSLVNVVMENFRKYQHFSCYSDPEGNQKSVILTKLYSSNVLFHSLFWPTCMMAGGVAIVAMVKLTQYLSLLCERIQRISR; via the exons aaatatttaccaaaaaatCAGGGACCACGACCTCCTGGACAAAAGAAAAACTGTCACAGCACTGAAAGCAGGAGAGGACCGGGCCATTCTCCTGGGACTGGCCATGATGGTGTGCTCCATCATGATGTACTTTCTGCTGGGAATCACACTCCTGCGCTCATACATGCAGAG TGTATGGACCGAGGAGGCTCAGTGCACCTTGCTGAATGCGTCCATCACAGAAACATTTAACTGCTCCTTCAGTTGTGGTCCGGACTGCTGGAAACTCTCTCAGTATCCCTGCCTACAGGTGTATGTCAACCTGACTTCTTCCGGTGAAAAGCTCCTCCTCTACCACACAGAAGAGACAATAAAAATCAATCAGAAG TGCTCCTATATACCCAAGTGTGGAAAAAATTTTGAAGAATCCATGTCCCTGGTCAATGTTGTCATGGAAAACTTCAGGAAGTACCAACACTTCTCCTGCTACTCTGACCCGGAAGGAAACCAGAAGAGTGTCATCCTAACCAAACTCTACAGTTCCAACGTGCTGTTCCATTCACTCTTTTGGCCAACCTGCATGATGGCTGGGGGCGTGGCAATTGTTGCCATGGTGAAACTCACACAGTATCTTTCCCTGCTCTGTGAAAGGATCCAGCGGATCAGCAGATAA